In Salvelinus namaycush isolate Seneca chromosome 37, SaNama_1.0, whole genome shotgun sequence, the following are encoded in one genomic region:
- the LOC120031608 gene encoding von Willebrand factor D and EGF domain-containing protein-like, which produces MINVAVLPPECAPGGHSLLQNPYRSTSFSSRSLQQSALQDFICDHSLIPGWYQFQIFDKPASMPTQCVEVNHCGTQAPVWLSLREGESLPRPLEVTQLTACATWQFFLSSSKDCCLFRIPVTVRNCGDFYVYLLQPTQGCMGYCAQEMSDSAAVVCGPDEVEVDGACKAKQPPSPAVPVILAELSGSIVYLKCSFEGHSLNSSLGYVVAWSRLSHQGIKEELKQETTVQTVAFIELDGINLRLGDKIYCSCSSFFLDSPDIQGTPVESEEFFAGIRLKPEVTTVSEDGKDCELTVESTIPIPCPGDASSSTSSSTTEQCTLSLHLSTNNQGKDHLLGPDVVLSSCRVDLSQSLGCRNGVCSQALVHLSAVTDFLKDGDRTTQISVNPIVTSNFLWSGYTPQSVQITVTDVPSAYCYSFTDPHIITFDGRPYDNYQIGTFVLYKSTRQLFEVHVRQWECGSLVHHASCTCGFVARDGGDVIAFDMCNGELGDTRPHLSVKNRDVGKSGIRITESYQGRKVTMTFSSGAFVRADVSDWGMSLTLRAPSSDWSQTQGLCGTYDGQTHNDLHTAGGAVLDNEDVAAFISEWKLPPGSSLFDTVPSYQSAPNPHRYCNCEEESRPTSPLTRSQPIPGFDSSCSHHGNVRLHSIIPTLDVTAEYNSVELFKGHHDHPSWNSNQHGRAEDTAAQPVERGSTLTGSSHGANNQRSRGRRQSYQFLPNMPYQSLSQSDLEDFTYFFPEDHELAARPESSPPPTWPTPSGLTQHQARVQCQRAVANSSVALGCGWLLGPAIVSQAVAMCVSDLQLKDDQAWVGATLPLLENECERRLVEERGREGEHQEMLSFLKCPSLCNGNGQCSEWGCVCFPGFGSYDCSVISDQTPEITELENEGLCDVRQSDCSTVQVFGQGFKDSYELKCEFLKEKFVDGEWTLDEPQFSLATFLHVSGLECQLPLEYRQPSAGLDLDTPTDRPLARWQIKVSNDGYGYSNAKILTLFDGACQICTLNADVLCTSREKTCNIDSVCFGEGDLNPSSPCLICRPDSSKYTWSIAEKNEPPVFQSAQGRLQTFQGENFVYQLQAQDPEGSVVLFTLESGPSDSSLSPAGLLIWKATDTTASSSTQTFQFTITDDCSAETFASVQVSLRPCDCLNGASCVTNINLPPGSGEYLCVCPAGFTGDRCEEDIDDCKPNPCRLVKCIDGPNSFSCICPPGMTGHTCREDVDECAAEPCFPGVGCNNTLGSFTCGSCPEGYTGDGKSCRGHQGSGTVKPSSQAPCSRQPCYPGVQCFESTHVSVGYICGPCPPGLHGNGHTCSRSTTTALSSNFQCFTEQRPVNTNREDGRPQVTEDSSREITSTTSSSSSSTSSSQYRRITEGPSSGSKRVPSVERKTPISPQDQTITRVSTPTNHNRGQSSKVDLTPDLRWGSSSPIVTCADSPCFSGVPCEPTVSGSFKCGRCPYGYTGDGFTCKAVCRYPCGRNMECSLPNTCTCKEGYTGYNCHIAVCRPDCKNQGKCGRPDVCVCPVGYSGPTCEEANCEPSCQHGGTCLVRNLCTCPYGYVGPRCEIMVCNRHCENGGECISPDVCKCKSGWYGPTCNSAVCNPVCLNGGTCINPNICACPGGFYGSQCQIAVCSPPCKNGGQCMRNNVCSCPGGYTGKRCQKSVCDPMCMNKGKCVGPNSCSCASGWRGKRCNIPVCLQKCKNGGECVGPNTCHCPTGWEGLHCQSAICKQRCLNGGRCVLLNFCHCRNGYTGVTCGLKAPLA; this is translated from the exons ATGATTAATGTGGCCG TGCTGCCCCCAGAATGTGCTCCGGGGGGTCACTCTCTGCTCCAGAACCCATACCGCAGCACCAGTTTCAGCTCCCGCAGCCTGCAGCAGTCAGCCCTCCAGGACTTCATCTGTGACCATTCCCTCATACCAGGCTGGTACCAGTTCCAGATCTTTGACAAGCCCGCCAGCATGCCCACACAATGTGTGGAG GTGAACCACTGTGGGACCCAGGCCCCAGTCTGGCTGTCTCTGAGGGAGGGTGAGAGCCTTCCGCGGCCCCTGGAGGTGACGCAGCTGACGGCCTGTGCCACCTGGCAGTTCTTCCTCAGCAGCAGTAAGGACTGCTGCCTGTTCCGCATCCCTGTCACTGTGCGCAACTGTGGAGACTTCTACGTCTACCTGCTCCAGCCCACCCAGGGTTGCATGGGCTACTGCGCACAGG AGATGTCAGACTCTGCGGCGGTGGTGTGTGGTCCTGACGAGGTGGAGGTTGATGGAGCGTGTAAAG CCAAACAGCCTCCTTCCCCAGCGGTGCCTGTGATATTAGCAGAACTCTCTGGAAGCATCGTCTACCTGAAGTGCAGCTTCGAGGGCCATAGCCTGAACAGCTCCCTAGGCTATGTGGTTGCCTGGTCTCGCCTCTCCCACCAAGGCATCAAAGAGGAACTGAAACAGGAGACTACTGTCCAAACCGTTGCCTTCATCGAGCTGGACGGGATCAACCTCCGACTGGGGGACAAG ATTTACTGCAGTTGCTCCAGTTTTTTTCTGGACTCGCCGGACATCCAGGGAACCCCAGTGGAGAGCGAAGAGTTCTTTGCCGGGATCAGG TTGAAACCAGAGGTGACTACTGTGTCTGAGGATGGGAAGGACTGTGAGTTGACTGTGGAGAGTACCATCCCTATCCCCTGCCCTGGCGatgcctcctcctccacctcctcctccaccacagaGCAGTGTACTCTCTCCTTACACCTGAGTACAAACAATCAAGGTAAAG ACCATCTGCTGGGTCCAGACGTGGTGTTGTCGTCGTGCCGGGTGGATCTCTCCCAGAGTCTGGGGTGTCGAAACGGGGTGTGTAGCCAGGCCCTGGTTCACCTCAGCGCGGTCACAGACTTCCTCAAGGACGGGGACAGGACGACACAGATCTCTGTCAACCCCATCGTCACATCCAACTTCCTCTGGAGCGGCTACACACCACAGAGTGTCCAG ATCACAGTGACGGATGTTCCCTCTGCATACTGCTACTCTTTCACTGATCCTCACATTATCACGTTTGATGGCAG GCCGTATGACAACTACCAGATCGGGACGTTTGTGCTGTACAAGAGCACGCGGCAGCTGTTCGAGGTCCACGTGCGCCAGTGGGAGTGCGGGAGCCTTGTCCACCACGCCTCGTGCACGTGCGGTTTCGTGGCAAGAGACGGCGGTGATGTCATAGCCTTCGACATGTGCAACGGAGAGCTGGGGGACACCAGGCCGCACCTGTCGGTGAAGAACAGGGACGTGGGCAAGAGCGGCATCCGCATCACTGAGTCTTACCAAGGACGCAAAGTCACA ATGACCTTCTCGTCGGGGGCGTTTGTGCGTGCCGATGTGTCTGACTGGGGCATGAGTCTGACCCTGAGGGCCCCCAGCTCCGACTGGAGCCAAACCCAGGGCCTGTGTGGGACGTATGACGGACAGACCCACAATGACCTCCACACAGCAGGGGGCGCAGTGCTGGACAACGAAGACGTAGCAGCCTTCATCTCTGAATGGAA ACTCCCTCCTGGTAGCAGCTTGTTTGACACCGTTCCGTCCTATCAGAGCGCCCCAAACCCTCACAGGTATTGTAACTGTGAAGAAGAGTCCCGCCCCACGTCCCCGCTAACCAGGTCTCAGCCAATCCCTGGCTTCGACTCCTCCTGTTCTCACCACGGCAACGTGAGACTCCACAGTATCATCCCCACTCTGGATGTCACCGCCGAATACAACTCAGTAGAGCTGTTCAAAGGCCACCACGACCACCCCTCATGGAACTCCAACCAGCACGGCCGGGCCGAGGACACCGCCGCCCAGCCTGTAGAGAGAGGCTCTACCCTAACAGGCTCCAGCCATGGAGCCAACAACCAGAGGAGCCGTGGAAGGCGCCAGTCCTACCAGTTCCTCCCCAACATGCCGTACCAGAGCCTGAGCCAGTCCGACCTGGAAGACTTCACCTACTTCTTCCCTGAGGACCACGAGCTGGCGGCCCGGCCCGAGTCCTCCCCTCCCCCCACCTGGCCCACCCCGTCTGGGCTAACACAGCACCAGGCCAGAGTGCAGTGCCAGCGGGCGGTGGCTAACTCCAGCGTGGCCCTGGGCTGCGGCTGGCTGTTAGGCCCGGCCATAGTGAGCCAGGCGGTGGCTATGTGCGTCAGCGACCTCCAGCTAAAGGACGACCAGGCCTGGGTGGGCGCTACTCTGCCTCTGCTTGAGAACGAGTGTGAGAGGAGGctagtggaggagagggggagagagggagagcaccaGGAGATGTTGTCCTTCCTCAAGTGTCCAAGTCTATGTAATGGGAATGGCCAGTGCTCCGAGTGGGGGTGTGTGTGCTTCCCCGGGTTCGGCTCCTACGACTGCAGCGTTATCTCTG ACCAGACTCCAGAGATCACAGAGCTGGAGAATGAGGGACTGTGTGATGTCAGACAGAGCGACTGCTCCACTGTACAGGTCTTTGGACAAGGCTTCAAAGACTCCTATGAACTCAAGTGTGAATTTTTGAAGGAAAAG TTTGTGGATGGTGAGTGGACCCTGGACGAACCTCAGTTTTCCCTGGCTACCTTCCTGCATGTGTCAGGTTTGGAGTGTCAGCTCCCCCTGGAGTACAGACAACCCAGTGCAGGCCTGGACCTGGATACGCCCACCGACAGACCCCTGGCACGCTGGCAGATCAAA GTGTCCAACGACGGCTACGGTTACAGCAACGCCAAGATCCTGACCCTGTTCGATGGAGCCTGTCAGATCTGCACGCTCAATGCTGACGTTCTCTGTACCTCCAGG GAGAAAACATGCAACATTGACAGTGTGTGTTTTGGAGAGGGAGACCTCAATCCCAGCAGCCCTTGCCTGATATGCCGACCAGACTCCTCCAAATACACATGGTCCATCGCTGAGA AGAATGAGCCACCGGTGTTTCAGTCAGCCCAGGGGCGTCTGCAGACATTCCAGGGGGAGAACTTTGTGTACCAGCTGCAGGCTCAGGACCCAGAAGGCTCTGTGGTGCTGTTCACTCTGGAGTCAGGCCCCAGtgactcctccctctcccccgctGGCCTGCTCATCTGGAAGGCTACTGACACTACTGCCTCCTCCTCCACGCAGACCTTTCAGTTCACTATCACAGACGATTGTAGTGCTGAGACGTTTGCCTCTGTACAG gtctCTCTGCGGCCCTGTGACTGTCTGAACGGAGCTTCCTGTGTTACAAACATTAACCTCCCCCCTGGCAGCGGGGAGTACCTGTGCGTCTGTCCCGCTGGCTTCACAGGGGACAGGTGTGAGGAGGACATAGACGACTGTAAACCCAACCCCTGCCGTCTGGTCAAGTGTATAGACGGACCCAACTCTTTCTCCTGCATCTGTCCCCCCGGAATGACGG GTCATACCTGTAGAGAGGATGTGGATGAATGTGCCGCAGAGCCGTGCTTCCCTGGGGTGGGCTGCAACAACACACTGGGCTCATTCACCTGTGGCTCCTGTCCAGAGGGTTACACTGGGGACGGGAAGAGTTGCA GAGGTCACCAGGGTTCTGGCACGGTTAAACCATCAAGCCAGGCCCCCTGCTCCAGACAACCATGCTACCCAGGGGTGCAGTGCTTCGAGAGCACACACGTCTCAGTAGGCTACATCTGTGGACCCTGTCCACCTGGGCTCCATGGCAACGGACACACTTGTAGTAGAAGCACCACAACAG CTCTGTCCTCTAACTTCCAGTGTTTTACAGAACAGAGGCCAGTTAACACCAACAGAGAAGATGGACGTCCCCAAGTGACAGAAGACTCCAGTAGGGAAATTACTagcaccacctcctcctcttcttcctccacctcctcctcccagtACAGGAGGATAACTGAGGGGCCCTCATCGGGTAGCAAGAGAGTCCCCTCCGTGGAGAGAAAGACACCTATTAGCCCCCAGGACCAAACTATCACCAGAGTCTCCACCCCCACCAATCACAACAGAGGTCAGAGCAGCAAGGTGGACCTGACCCCTGACCTTAGGTGGGGGTCATCGTCTCCCATAGTGACCTGTGCGGACTCGCCCTGCTTCTCCGGTGTGCCCTGTGAGCCCACAGTCTCAGGCTCCTTCAAGTGTGGCCGCTGCCCGTATGGTTACACTGGCGATGGGTTCACCTGCAAAG CTGTGTGCCGGTATCCATGTGGAAGGAATATGGAGTGCTCTCTACCCAACACCTGCACTTGTAAAGAAGGCTATACCGGATATAACTGCCACATAG CTGTCTGCCGACCGGACTGCAAGAACCAAGGGAAGTGTGGCAGGcctgatgtgtgtgtctgtcccgtGGGCTACAGCGGACCAACATGTGAGGAAG CTAACTGTGAGCCATCTTGCCAGCATGGAGGAACCTGTCTGGTCAGGAATCTCTGCACCTGTCCTTACGGTTACGTGGGGCCAAGATGTGAAATCA TGGTGTGCAACAGGCACTGTGAAAACGGAGGGGAGTGTATTTCTCCCGATGTGTGTAAGTGCAAGTCTGGCTGGTACGGACCAACATGTAACTCAG CTGTCTGCAATCCAGTGTGTTTGAATGGTGGGACTTGTATCAATCCCAACATCTGCGCCTGTCCCGGTGGCTTCTATGGCTCCCAATGTCAGATTG CTGTGTGCAGCCCTCCCTGTAAGAACGGAGGTCAGTGTATGAGGAACAACGTCTGCTCCTGCCCCGGGGGCTACACAGGGAAGCGGTGTCAGAAGA GTGTGTGCGACCCCATGTGCATGAACAAGGGGAAGTGTGTAGGGCCCAACTCCTGCTCCTGTGCCTCTGGGTGGAGGGGAAAGAGGTGTAACATTC cCGTGTGCCTGCAGAAGTGTAAGAACGGTGGTGAGTGTGTGGGACCCAACACCTGCCACTGTCCCACAGGATGGGAAGGCCTACATTGTCAGTCCG CCATCTGTAAGCAGAGATGCCTCAATGGGGGAAGGTGTGTCCTGCTCAACTTCTGCCACTGCCGCAACGGGTACACTGGCGTCACCTGTGGGTTAAAG GCCCCACTTGCATAA